The DNA region AGCCCTCTCCGGTCTCATACTGTCATCTGCATTTGGCTTACCGCCCGGCCAGCCAGTGATGGTATGCTGCAACTGATTAAAAACATCTAGGTTTATATCATAAGCAGGACCTTGCTGCGCTACAAGTTCTCCCATCCCATTATCATTGTAATCTTTATCTGTCAGCTTGAGCACAGGCTTTTTCAAAGATATAGCAAGACCTGTTACAGCTTTCTTAATTAGCTTTTTATCCCAGATACATGTATCAACAAGCCATGGAGTTTTAACTCGAGTAAGTTCTGCCGCAGAGGCTTCATCCAGAATAAAAGTAGCATGAGGATGATTTTGCAGATAGGAAGCTGGAACATACTCTGTAACAAGCCCTTCTATCGATGCCTTTACAATTCTGCTTTTATGTTCTCCAAGTGCCATTAGAACTACTCTCTTTGCATGAAGTATAGCTGATATACCTAGAGTAATAGCTGTTCTTGGCACATTATGCAATCCATTGAATTCCTGAGAAGCGGCAGCACGAGTGCTGTGATCCAAGGCAACCAGTCTTGTTTTGCTGTTGGATGTAGAACCGGGTTCATTAAATCCGATGTGTCCATTACCTCCTATTCCCAATAGCTGAAAATCAATCCCTCCGTGCATTTCGATTCTACTTTCATAGTCCCGGCAAAAAGAGGCAATCCGTTCTTTACTTAGCGTACCATCAGGAATATAGCAATTATCAGGAAGTATGTCCACATGATTGAACAGCTGCTCCTTCATAAACCTTACATAACTATGTAGAGAGTCTGGCTGCATTGGATAATATTCATCCAGATTAAATGCGATAACATTTTTAAAGCTTAATCCCTCTTCTTTATGTATGCGGACAAGCTCCTTGTAAACCCCCTTAGGAGTAGAACCAGTAGAAAGTCCAAGTATACATGGCTTATTCAGCATTTGCTTGCTTCGAATAATCTGTGCTATTTCTATAGCAACAACTTTTGACGCAATTCCTGAATTCGGATAAATTTCTGTAGGAACCTTTTCAAATCGTTTAGACAATTCTGAATCAGGTATTAAGACAGACATTTTATCATTACTGTTCTGTATACCATTTTCCGAATTGCCAGTCGATCCTTTTATTGAAGCCTCACTCATATCAATACCTGTTTTTTTTCTTTATCCTAATTGAACTGTATTCTTTAAGTTAAGTTTGCTATCATCCTTTTAATGTTACCAGGGCGCCCTTTTTAATTTCTTCCACTACTCCGGGGTCCAATAAAGTAGAAATATCACCTAAGTTAAAAACATCACCTTCAGCAATTTTCCTCAAGATCCTTCTCATAATTTTTCCGGACCTGGTCTTAGGCAACCCCCTTACAATCTGAACCTTATCCGGTTTAGCTATAGGACCAATTATTCTGGTAACGGTTGCCAGAATGCTTTGCCGGATTTTATCATGATCCTGATCAAAATCTTCACATATTACAAACGCATAAATACCCTGTCCTTTAATATCATGCGGATAACCAACTACTGCAGATTCAATGACAGCTTCATCTTCATTGATAGCATTTTCCACTTCTGCTGTTCCCATTCTATGCCCTGAAACATTTATCACATCATCAACCCTGCCCAGTATTCTGTAATAACCATCTTCATCGCGGCGGCATCCATCCCCGGTAAAGTAAAGATTTTTATAGGTTGAAAAGTATGTCTGACGGCAACGCTCATGATCTCCATAGGTTGTTCTTAAAATAGAGGGCCATGGGAATTTAATACAAAGATTTCCTTCTACATCATTACCTTCAAGCTCCTGACCTTCACTATCTACAATCACAGGCTGTATGCCAGGCAATGGAAGTGTTGCATAAGATGGCTTTGTTTTAGTAATTCCGGCTAATGGAGAAATAAGAATGCCACCTGTTTCTGTCTGCCACCACGTATCCACTATCGGACAATTGTTTTTTCCTACATAGTCATCATACCAGTGCCATGCTTCTTCATTGATCGGTTCGCCCACAGATCCAAGCACTTTCAGACTTTCAAGCTTGTAAGGAGTAACATGCTCAAGTCCGCAAGCCATTAAAGATCTTATAGCCGTCGGGGCTGTATAAAAATGAGTCACCTTGTATTTATCAACAACTTCCCAAAATCTTGATGGAGTGGGGTGTGTAGGTATACCTTCAAACAACACACTTGTTACCCCGGCAAGAAGAGGTCCATAAACAATATAAGTGTGGCCGGTTATCCATCCTATGTCCGCAGTGCTCCAGTAAATACTGTTTTTTTCGCACTGAAATACGTTACTGAAAGAGTATTCCGAGTATACCATGTACCCTGCTGTTGTATGAACAACTCCTTTGGGCTTGCCTGTCGAACCTGAAGTATATAAAATGAATAGCGGATCTTCGCTTTCTACGGCTTCAGCTTTATGTTCAGCACTGGCTTTTTCCACTAACTCATTCCACCAGAGATCTCTGGATGATTTCATTTTTACAGGTTGACCAGTTCGCTTATAGACAATTACATTCTTCACTCCAGGACTATTTTCCAGAGCATCATCCACAATATCTTTAATAGCGATGGTTTTATTTCCTCTGAATGAACCGTCAGAAGTTATGACTAGATCAGCTTTTGCATCATTGATCCTGTCAGTCAAAGAGCTTGCACTAAATCCTGCAAATACTACTGAATGAATGGCACCTATCCGTGCACATGCAAGCACTGCCACTACAACTTCCGGTATCATTGGCATATAGATGCAGATTCTTTCTCCTTTCTTCGCACCCAATGATTTCAAAACATTGGAAAACCTGCAGACCTCAGTATGCAATTGCTTATATGTAATAGCGCGCCCTGTTTCAGAAGGCTCATTAGGCTCCCAGAAGAAGGCCACTTTATCACCCTTATCCTTTAAATGTCTGTCAAGACAATTTTCAGATATATTAAGCTGACCTCCCGAGAACCATTTCACATCCGGTTCAGAGAAGTTCCAGTCCAGCACGCTGTCCCATTTTTTCTTCCATTGAAATCTGTCTGCCTGCTTCGCCCAAAATGCTTCAGGGTTTTCAACACTTGCAGCATACTCAGTCTGATATTCCTGCAGATTATTAATCTTATATGCCATAAACTGAATAAAAGTTTATTTTTTTAACTAGAGATAAATCAAGATAATATTATTATTCGCCAGAGGTTAAGATCCTTTTGCTTTTATATCCCCTTACAGAAAAGTATAAGATGTATAAATAGCAGATAAGGATGATGGCAAAGCTATACCCATATCCAACTACATGCGCAAGTTTTCCCTGAAGTGGAGGTATTAAAGCGCCACCTGCTACCATGGTTACAAGAATTCCAGAACCTTTGCTTGTAAATTTTCCTAATCCGGTAAGAGACAAAGGAAAAATACAAGGCCACATGACAGAGTTTAACAAACCTACCAGAATCAAGAGAAGTATAGAAACAGGAATCTCAACAGTTCTAAATACGATTGGAAAATTTAATTTAAAATCAAGAATCATAATTTTGATATTCAGATATTGAGAATCAAACAGCCCTGTCATACTCATACCTACAAATATTACAGCCAGAATAGCTACAACTCTCAGCATGATTTCTGCTCTTACTCTCTGACCAATAGCACTTCCTATTAACCTTCCGATCATAGCGCTTCCCCAATAATATGCTAATAAAGAAGATGCAAGTTTTTCATCACCAAATTGATTCATCACTTCAGTAGAAGCCTTTATCAGGTGATCTTCAACCATATATAAAATAAGAATACTACCAATAGCAACTTCAGCCCCTACATAAAAAAATATTGATAAAGCCCCGGAAATCAAATGCTTAAACTCCCAGATACTTCCTTCAAGTATTTCTCCTTCTTCTATTTCAGACTTTAATTTAGGAAGTTTTAAAAAGTACAATATTACTGCAATAGTCAATGTTAATATGGCTAGTGCAATGTATGGACCTTTTACAGCAGCAGCTTTTTGAATTGGATCAGTCAGGCTTTTATCCAATATGAAAGCCCCTCCCAGAATAGGGCCTATAAATGTGGCCGTTGAATTAAGAGCTCCGCCAAGATTTAATCTTGAAGCACCAGTCTCCTCCGGACCAAGGGCAACTATATATGGATTTATAGCGACCTGCAATATAGTGAGACCAACCCCGACTACAAACAAAGCAAACAAAAAGAAAGGATATAAAATCAGGTCACTTGCAGGAATAAATAAAAGAAGCCCCGTTGCCATAACTCCCAATGAAACTGCCAGCCCTTTCTTATAACCAATTTTTTGAATAAGATTACCGGCAGGAATAGACATGATTGCATAAGCCCCGAAAAAACATGACTGTACCAGCATCACCTTCCAGGAATGAAGGTTAAATACCCCTTTTAAACTTGGAATCAGAACATCGTTCATCACTGTGATGAAACCAATCATAAAAAACAGTGATACCATAAGCGCCAAAGGCACCTTATAACTGGTATTTTCATTTCCCGAAATCTCAACGGGTTTGGAATCTTTGCCGAATGTGGCCATATTTTAGATTTAATATTTTAAAAGTTATTGACTAAAATCTTGTTCGGATCGGGAGCATCAGGTGTGATGGCATTCACGAATATTATTATAAACTCTGCTTGTTTTCAAATATTTCCAAAAAAAACAATATTTTTTCAGATCGTCAAGGTTTTCAAACCTTTGTTTTTAATGAAAGTTTTAAAAAAAGTCACCTTAGATGCATATTCAATACAAAGATTCAACAGGGTCATTGGCCGACTTTTGAAGCTTAAACTTTAAACTTTCTGCTTTAAGCTTTTTTTATTTACCCGATTAAAGATTTAAGTTTGCCATTTAATTTTAAAGTGAAGTAAAATGAATAGCATTTATTTCTGGAACTCCTGGAAAAAAAGTCAAAAGATAGTTTTTATTTCAGCAATTGGCCTGTCAGCTCTTGCTTTGATGTACTTCTTCACCGGATGGTACCTTGAAGATAAACTGGTAATACGATGGGAAGTTGATTCGACTGCTGAAACTTTAGATACTCCGATTGACACATTCGTTAAGCATCTTTTTAAATACACTGTTGAATCAGACAGCTACCTTCTTTCTCAGACGTTTAAAGGTAGTAGTCTTCATCTGAACCCATTAACCTCATATATTTACTTTGGTCTGTGTGTGGCTGCAATAATAATACTGCTAACCACCTTTACATATCTTGATCTCATATGGTATGGCGCTGCAATGCTGGTATTTACTTTATTTCTTTCAACCCTTAAAACAGATTTACTTGGTGTTTTTAAGATATATGGAAATCAATTTCTGGCAGGAATGCTAGTGGTCTACCTTGTCCCTAGTTATTATTTCCAGGCATTTAAGAAAAATACTGCATTTTCTGTTCGGCTAGGGGTATTTACAGCTATTACAGTTGTTCTCAGCATTCTCCTAGGTAAGTTCAGTGAGGT from Sporocytophaga myxococcoides includes:
- the acs gene encoding acetate--CoA ligase, whose amino-acid sequence is MAYKINNLQEYQTEYAASVENPEAFWAKQADRFQWKKKWDSVLDWNFSEPDVKWFSGGQLNISENCLDRHLKDKGDKVAFFWEPNEPSETGRAITYKQLHTEVCRFSNVLKSLGAKKGERICIYMPMIPEVVVAVLACARIGAIHSVVFAGFSASSLTDRINDAKADLVITSDGSFRGNKTIAIKDIVDDALENSPGVKNVIVYKRTGQPVKMKSSRDLWWNELVEKASAEHKAEAVESEDPLFILYTSGSTGKPKGVVHTTAGYMVYSEYSFSNVFQCEKNSIYWSTADIGWITGHTYIVYGPLLAGVTSVLFEGIPTHPTPSRFWEVVDKYKVTHFYTAPTAIRSLMACGLEHVTPYKLESLKVLGSVGEPINEEAWHWYDDYVGKNNCPIVDTWWQTETGGILISPLAGITKTKPSYATLPLPGIQPVIVDSEGQELEGNDVEGNLCIKFPWPSILRTTYGDHERCRQTYFSTYKNLYFTGDGCRRDEDGYYRILGRVDDVINVSGHRMGTAEVENAINEDEAVIESAVVGYPHDIKGQGIYAFVICEDFDQDHDKIRQSILATVTRIIGPIAKPDKVQIVRGLPKTRSGKIMRRILRKIAEGDVFNLGDISTLLDPGVVEEIKKGALVTLKG
- the nagB gene encoding glucosamine-6-phosphate deaminase; this translates as MSEASIKGSTGNSENGIQNSNDKMSVLIPDSELSKRFEKVPTEIYPNSGIASKVVAIEIAQIIRSKQMLNKPCILGLSTGSTPKGVYKELVRIHKEEGLSFKNVIAFNLDEYYPMQPDSLHSYVRFMKEQLFNHVDILPDNCYIPDGTLSKERIASFCRDYESRIEMHGGIDFQLLGIGGNGHIGFNEPGSTSNSKTRLVALDHSTRAAASQEFNGLHNVPRTAITLGISAILHAKRVVLMALGEHKSRIVKASIEGLVTEYVPASYLQNHPHATFILDEASAAELTRVKTPWLVDTCIWDKKLIKKAVTGLAISLKKPVLKLTDKDYNDNGMGELVAQQGPAYDINLDVFNQLQHTITGWPGGKPNADDSMRPERALPAVKRVLIFSPHPDDDIISMGGTFMRLQDQGHDVHVAYQTSGNIAVSDEEALRYADFVTGFDQKFGLNNSEIDTIYQNARAFLKNKKQSEKDIDEVRQIKGLIRVSEAKATCRFVGIPDSNVHFMNLPFYETGMIQKKPLGEEDIQLTVDLIKQIKPHQIYAAGDLADPHGTHKVCLDAVLEALRRLKKDPENQDWIKDCWLWLYRGAWQEWDVYQIEMAVPMSPDQVLRKRYGIFKHQSQKDGVVFQGSDSREFWQRAEERNKATADLYNKLGLPEYEAIEAFVRYIY
- a CDS encoding sugar MFS transporter, with translation MATFGKDSKPVEISGNENTSYKVPLALMVSLFFMIGFITVMNDVLIPSLKGVFNLHSWKVMLVQSCFFGAYAIMSIPAGNLIQKIGYKKGLAVSLGVMATGLLLFIPASDLILYPFFLFALFVVGVGLTILQVAINPYIVALGPEETGASRLNLGGALNSTATFIGPILGGAFILDKSLTDPIQKAAAVKGPYIALAILTLTIAVILYFLKLPKLKSEIEEGEILEGSIWEFKHLISGALSIFFYVGAEVAIGSILILYMVEDHLIKASTEVMNQFGDEKLASSLLAYYWGSAMIGRLIGSAIGQRVRAEIMLRVVAILAVIFVGMSMTGLFDSQYLNIKIMILDFKLNFPIVFRTVEIPVSILLLILVGLLNSVMWPCIFPLSLTGLGKFTSKGSGILVTMVAGGALIPPLQGKLAHVVGYGYSFAIILICYLYILYFSVRGYKSKRILTSGE